Below is a window of Euzebyales bacterium DNA.
GGCCGGTGGCGAACACGACGAGTACGACGCCCACGACGATCTGGTCAGCGCGGAACCGGATCGACAGTACGGCCAGGAGGCCGCCGATGACTGCCCCTGCCAGCAGACCGCCCAGCAAGCCGATGGCCGCGCTGGACGAGACGGAGCCGACCACCGCTGCGGTGAAGGCGGCGAACAGGAACTGGGCCTCGATCGCGATGTTGATGATGCCCGAGCGTTCGCACACCAGACCGCACAGTGCGCCGAGTGCCAATGGCACGGCGCCGCTGAGCGTGTTCTGGAACAACCCGAGCAGGGGCAGCGTCGCGTCGCGGGCCGCCCACGCAAGGAACGCCAGCGTGAACAGGGCGGCGCTGACGCCGATGGCCGTGGCGGCGCGCTTACCGAACCCCCGGATCAGCTGCACGGTGCCGAGCGCGGCGACGATCACCGCCAGCGCCCCGGCTGTCAGTCCGACAGGAACCTGGACAGCCTCGAGGAACGTCGATCCACGGCCGGCGAGGTCGAAGGTGGCGACCGCGCCGAGGCCCCCCGCCGAGAAGACGGCGCCCATGACCGCGGCGAAGACCAGCGAGACGATGCCGAAGCGGCGCTCGCGGCGCAGCTGCTCGGGTGTGCGGACCGTGCTCACGTCCCCCACCCCGACGCAACGTCGGTGCTGGTCACCGCGCCAGGCTTGATGCGGAAGATCGCCTGCACCAGGGCCGGTGCGGCGATGAACAAGACGATCAGCGCCTGAATGACGCTGACGAGATCCAGCGAGGTGCCGGTCTGTGCCTGCATCAGGCGTCCGCCGGCCTCCAGGGCGCCGAACAGCAGGCCGGCGGCCACTGTTCCACCGACGCCGCCGCGACCCAGCAGCGCGACGGTGATGCCGTCGAACCCGCGGCCGCCGCCGAGTCCGGCGCTGATTCGTCCGTCCACGCCCAGCACCTGCGACGCCCCACCCAGACCGGCGGCGATGCCGCCGACCGCCATGGCGATCGTGACCGTCGCTGCAACGCTCATGCCGGCCGAGCGGGCGGCGTCCGCGTTGAGCCCGACCGCCGTCAGCTCGAACCCGCGCGTCGAGCGCTCGAGCAGCCACCACAGCACCACCGCGGTGATGAGCGCGATGATGATGCCGGCATTGACGCGGCGGCCGGCGCCGGCGAGCCGGGGGAGTGTGGCCGAGTCGAGCATGCTCCTCGAGATGGGGTCGTCGCGCCCGATGGGCTGCACCGCGTCAAGCGAGAGGACGTACTCCAGCCCGAGGATTGCGATTCTGTTCAGCATGATGGTGGTGATCACCTCATGCGCGCCCGTGCGGGCCTTGAGCACACCGGGGATCCACCCCCACAGCGCGCCGCCGGCGACGCCCGCGAGGATCGCCAGCGGCAGGTGAGCTACGAGCGGCAGGCCGGTGAGTGCGAACCCGACGTAGCCGGCACACAGACCGCCCGCCAGGAACTGCCCTTCGCCACCGATGTTGAACAGGCCCGCGCGTAGCGGCACGGCGACGGCGAGGCCGGTGAGGATGAGGGGTGTGGCCGCCGTCACGGTCTCCGACAGCTGGTTGGGGCCACCCACGGCGCCCCGGACAAGGGCGACGTAGACGTCCCAGACATTGTCCTGGAGCGCCGCGAACGTGTCGCCGGGCCGGGCGAAGAAGTATCCCAGCGACGAGCGCACCTCGTCGCTGGCCAGCGCCAGGATGATCGCGCCGATGACGAGCGCCGAGAGCACGGCGAGAAGGGTTGTCATGACCGTCGTCGCCGACAGCGCGTCGGCGAACCGACGTCCGACCGACGCGCCGATGTCAACAGCTTGGCCGCGCTCCTCCTCACGCGCGGAGGCTTCCTCGCGCTCCGTGTCGGGATCGACGCTGCCGCCAGTCTCTGGTCGGCTCACCGTGGTCCCCTCGTGGGACCTGACACGGCGCGGCCCCTCACGCGGCATCCCCACGCTGCGCGTCGGTGACGGCGTCGCCACCGGCCATCAGCAGGCCGATGCGGTCCCTGTCGACCGGCGCATCGAATGGCCCGGACAGGCGCCCGCGGAACATCACGGCCACACGATCGGCCAGCGCCAGCACCTCGTCCAGCTCCGACGACACGATGATGACCGCCGTCCCCTCGTCCCGCTTGTCGACGATCCGGCGGTGGATGTACTCGATGGCGCCGACGTCCACGCCGCGCGTCGGCTGGGAGGCGACCAGGAGGTCGATGGGACGGTCGAACTCCCGAGCGACGACCGTCTTCTGCTGGTTCCCGCCCGATAGGGCGGAGGCCGCGGTGTGGATCGACGGCGTGCGGATGTCATACGCCTCGACGAGCCGGGCCGCGTGCTCCGCGATCCGATCGAACTGCAGGTTCGGTCCCTGCGCGAACGGTGCGGTGTCCCACATGTTGAGCATCAGGTTCTCGGCGATCGAGAAGGCGCCGACGAGCCCGGTGCGATTGCGGTCCTCCGGCACGTGGCCGACGCCGTGACGGATCACGTCCTTGCGGCTGCGGCCCAGGATCTCGCGCCCCGCGATCGTGACTGAGCCCTCGGTGTTCTCGTCGGCGAGCCCCGTGAGCGCCCGAACCAGCTCCGTCTGCCCGTTCCCCTCGACCCCGGCGATCGCCAGGATCTCCCCGGCTCGGACGTCCAGATCCACGTCGTCGACGACCGGTGCGCCACGACTGTCCCGCACGGTCAGACCGTTGACCGACAGCATGACATCACCAGCCGACGCGGCGGCTCGCGAGACGACCAGCTCGACCGGTCTGCCGACCATGAGCTCCGCCAGTTCGGCGTCGTCGGCGGTCTCCGGGTCGACCGTGCCGACGATCCTGCCGCGGCGCAGCACACTGATGCGATCGACCAGATCGCGGTGCTCACGGAGCTTGTGCGAGATGAAGATGACAGACCGGCCCGTGGCCGCGAGCCCTCGCACGGCCTCGAACAGATCGGTCGTCTCCTGCGGTGTGAGGACGGCGGTCGGCTCGTCGAGGATCAGCAGGCGCGCTTCGCGGTGCAGAGCTTTGAGGATCTCGACGCGCTGCTGCACGCCGACGGGCAGCTCCTCGACGACCGCATCGGGGTCGACTGGTAGACCGAACTCCTCGCAGAGGTGCCGGACGGCGTCGGCGGCGCGCCTCCGGTCGAGCCTGCTCAGTGGGCCTGTCGGTTCGACGCCGAGCGTGATGTTCTCCGCGACGGTGAACACGGGCACGAGCATGAAGTGCTGGTGCACCATGCCGATACCTGCGGCGATGGCGTCACCTGGGCCTGCGAACGAGACCCTGGTCCCGTCGACGATGATCTCGCCCTCGTCGGCCTCGTACAACCCGTAGAGCACGTTCATCAACGTCGACTTGCCGGCGCCATTCTCACCGAGCAGGCCGTGGATCTCGCCCGGCTCCACGGTCAGGTCCACGTGGTCGTTTGCGACGACGCCCGGGAACCGCTTGGTGATGCCGCGGAGCTCCAGTCTCACCGTGCTCTCCCGCCAGCCACGCGAGGCGGGAGCGGAACACGTCGTGGCGCGCCGCTCCCCCACGACCTCACCGTCGTGTCAGCCTTCGTAGTCGTCCGGCGACACGGAGATGTCACCGGCGATGATGCCCTCACGCAGTTCGTCGATCTCGGACTTCAGCTCCTCGGGCACCTCGGTGTCGAAGTCGTGGTACGGCGCGATGGCGACACCCTCGTTCTCGAGGGTGCCGACGTACTTGCCGCCCTCGAAACTGTCGTTGACGGCCGCCT
It encodes the following:
- a CDS encoding ABC transporter permease is translated as MSTVRTPEQLRRERRFGIVSLVFAAVMGAVFSAGGLGAVATFDLAGRGSTFLEAVQVPVGLTAGALAVIVAALGTVQLIRGFGKRAATAIGVSAALFTLAFLAWAARDATLPLLGLFQNTLSGAVPLALGALCGLVCERSGIINIAIEAQFLFAAFTAAVVGSVSSSAAIGLLGGLLAGAVIGGLLAVLSIRFRADQIVVGVVLVVFATGLTSFLNQQLLAPSPELNQPAGFSRLDIPLLSNIPIVGPLLFQQTVPVYLMLVAVPLLHWALFRTRWGLRLRSVGEHPRAADTVGINVLATRYRAVILGGVLAGVGGAWFTLDSAGQFSPEMSAGLGFIALAAMLVGRYQPYGAFGAALVFGFAGEVATSLTILDVGVPSTLLLTVPYVVTIVVVAGFVGRLRPPAADGQPYVKE
- a CDS encoding ABC transporter permease, producing the protein MSRPETGGSVDPDTEREEASAREEERGQAVDIGASVGRRFADALSATTVMTTLLAVLSALVIGAIILALASDEVRSSLGYFFARPGDTFAALQDNVWDVYVALVRGAVGGPNQLSETVTAATPLILTGLAVAVPLRAGLFNIGGEGQFLAGGLCAGYVGFALTGLPLVAHLPLAILAGVAGGALWGWIPGVLKARTGAHEVITTIMLNRIAILGLEYVLSLDAVQPIGRDDPISRSMLDSATLPRLAGAGRRVNAGIIIALITAVVLWWLLERSTRGFELTAVGLNADAARSAGMSVAATVTIAMAVGGIAAGLGGASQVLGVDGRISAGLGGGRGFDGITVALLGRGGVGGTVAAGLLFGALEAGGRLMQAQTGTSLDLVSVIQALIVLFIAAPALVQAIFRIKPGAVTSTDVASGWGT
- a CDS encoding ABC transporter ATP-binding protein, coding for MRLELRGITKRFPGVVANDHVDLTVEPGEIHGLLGENGAGKSTLMNVLYGLYEADEGEIIVDGTRVSFAGPGDAIAAGIGMVHQHFMLVPVFTVAENITLGVEPTGPLSRLDRRRAADAVRHLCEEFGLPVDPDAVVEELPVGVQQRVEILKALHREARLLILDEPTAVLTPQETTDLFEAVRGLAATGRSVIFISHKLREHRDLVDRISVLRRGRIVGTVDPETADDAELAELMVGRPVELVVSRAAASAGDVMLSVNGLTVRDSRGAPVVDDVDLDVRAGEILAIAGVEGNGQTELVRALTGLADENTEGSVTIAGREILGRSRKDVIRHGVGHVPEDRNRTGLVGAFSIAENLMLNMWDTAPFAQGPNLQFDRIAEHAARLVEAYDIRTPSIHTAASALSGGNQQKTVVAREFDRPIDLLVASQPTRGVDVGAIEYIHRRIVDKRDEGTAVIIVSSELDEVLALADRVAVMFRGRLSGPFDAPVDRDRIGLLMAGGDAVTDAQRGDAA